One Malassezia restricta chromosome III, complete sequence DNA segment encodes these proteins:
- a CDS encoding G1 S-specific cyclin → MTQGLAGFSRFYSHSNRYSFYGRPLTSQGPVTSSTQQLPPNSTSTATRVSSIPPGVTTTAASRTRQRHSTLMPIHSSQQMAPARTGTIRSRRQQPVPSDNILFEVEYQQEALEYMHVLEKHTMANVELMNMQPELHWFMRPYLVDFLIEIHQSFRLRPETLYLTMNLVDRYVSRRIVYKRHYQLVGCAALLIAAKFEDAKDRVPTVQELSQMCCNAYDPSAFTQMEGHVLSTLGWQLGHPTAESWLRYEYSCAPPSSPATHNVARFLLEVTLFHESFLTLPPSSLAAGAMLFARHICRDSRPQPQPLDVLVTNVMTRIHNFIADHLNELSSILIKKYSYSYYTEASTVVLDWFRKHLELKKAMEAIASPMHVEVCSSDDENESNRSNESVTSIFSTPSRSITRDEDDDDNSMPLTPLSLHTAQDPSVYAVNMKNPVHVSRFAPSTAGPTGRPVSTTITTNEKASVVTASWMSLAQLRPVAKHPKTARVEMESTIPESST, encoded by the coding sequence ATGACCCAGGGACTTGCAGGATTCTCGAGGTTCTACTCTCACTCAAACCGCTACAGTTTTTATGGCCGACCTTTGACCAGTCAAGGACCTGTGACGTCTTCTACGCAACAACTTCCTCCTAATAGTACAAGCACGGCAACCCGTGTATCTTCTATACCACCAGGTGTGACGACAACAGCGGCAAGCAGGACTCGTCAACGTCATTCAACTCTCATGCCTATTCATTCTAGCCAGCAGATGGCGCCCGCTAGGACTGGCACTATAAGGTCTCGTCGACAACAGCCAGTCCCGTCTGATAATATCCTTTTTGAAGTCGAGTATCAGCAGGAGGCTCTGGAATAcatgcatgtgctcgagaAACATACGATGGCCAATGTTGAGCTCATGAATATGCAGCCAGAGCTGCATTGGTTCATGCGCCCTTACCTTGTCGACTTTTTGATTGAAATTCACCAGTCGTTCCGCTTACGTCCTGAAACCTTATACCTCACGATGAATCTGGTCGATCGCTATGTTTCCAGGCGAATTGTTTACAAGCGTCATTATCAATTGGTCGGATGTGCTGCACTGCTAATTGCGGCCAAATTCGAAGATGCTAAGGATCGCGTTCCAACTGTACAGGAACTGAGCCAGATGTGCTGCAATGCGTACGATCCCAGTGCATTTACTCAAATGGAGGGCCATGTACTCTCTACGCTTGGATGGCAGCTTGGACACCCCACTGCCGAATCATGGCTACGCTACGAGTATTCGTGCGCACCACCTTCGAGTCCTGCGACCCACAACGTGGCAAGGTTTCTGCTGGAAGTGACTCTGTTTCATGAAAGCTTTTTGACTTTGCCACCGTCGTCTCTGGCCGCCGGAGCAATGCTTTTCGCCCGTCACATCTGCCGGGACTCACGCCCACAGCCACAACCACTGGACGTTTTGGTAACGAATGTCATGACTCGAATTCACAACTTCATTGCTGATCATTTGAATGAACTCTCTAGTATCCTGATCAAGAAGTATTCTTACTCATATTACACTGAGGCCTCTACAGTTGTTTTGGACTGGTTCCGCAAACATCTTGAGTTGAAGAAAGCTATGGAGGCGATAGCTTCACCTATGCATGTTGAAGTTTGCTCTAGTGACGACGAGAATGAATCAAATCGTTCAAACGAATCTGTAACGTCGATTTTCTCGACGCCTTCTCGCTCAATTACTCGcgatgaagacgacgacgataACAGCATGCCATTGACGCCTCTCTCACTGCACACAGCCCAGGATCCGAGCGTGTATGCTGTCAACATGAAAAATCCTGTACATGTGTCAAGGTTCGCCCCCTCGACTGCCGGCCCAACCGGCCGTCCTGTATCGACGACAATCACAACAAACGAGAAGGCATCAGTTGTCACAGCTTCATGGATGTCACTAGCTCAGCTGCGGCCAGTGGCGAAGCATCCGAAGACTGCAAGAGTAGAAATGGAATCCACAATCCCGGAGAGTTCAACATAG
- a CDS encoding large subunit ribosomal protein L30e: protein MAPQTKTKKSSQDNINSKLQLVMKSGKVSLGLKSALKNMRSGKAKLVLISANTPPLRKSEIEYYAMLSKTGVHHYQGSNIALGTAAGKLFRVGVLTVLDAGDSDLLSTMSA, encoded by the exons ATGGCTCCTCAGACGAAGACCAAGAAGTCCAGCCAGGACAACATCAACTCGaagctgcagctcgtcatgAAGTCGGGTAAGGTTTCGCTCGGTCTGAAGAGTGCTCTTAAGAACATGCGTAGCGGCAAGGCCAAGCTTGTGCTTATTTCGGCCAACACGCCACCTCTGCGTAAGTCCGAGATCGAGTACTATGCCATGCTTTCGAAGACGGGTGTGCACCACTACCAGGGCTCGAACATTGCTCTTGGTACGGCTGCTGGTAAGCTTTTCCGTGTTGG TGTTCTTACGGTTCTCGACGCCGGTGACAGTGACCTTCTGTCCACTATGTCGGCTTAA
- a CDS encoding large subunit ribosomal protein L37e produces the protein MTKGTTSMGKRQHTKTHTLCRRCNRRSFHRQHKTCAACGYPSAKTRNYQWGQKAIRRKTTGSGRMRYLKTVPRRAKNGFRTGTATPASA, from the exons ATGACGAAGGGTACGACGTCTATGGGTAAGCGCCAACA CACAAAGACGCACACGCTGTGCCGTCGCTGCAACCGTCGTTCCTTCCACCGTCAGCACAAGA CTTGTGCTGCCTGTGGCTACCCATCTGCCAAGACGCGGAACTACCAGTGGGGTCAGAAGGCTATCCGCCGGAAGACTACTGGCTCGGGTCGCATGCGCTACTTGAAGACTGTGCCTCGCCGTGCCAAGAACGGCTTCCGCACGGGCACTGCTACGCCTGCCTCTGCTTAA
- a CDS encoding large subunit ribosomal protein L9e: protein MLTIYKDLDLEIPANVTVELESRIVKVKGPRGELQKNLRHMAMDLRLVKSPKGTKLKFVVWHASRKHLACLRTAKAAVANMIKGVTLGFQYKMRAVYAHFPINLILAGDSKSVEIRNFLGEKRVRRVEMADGVTIKDDKNQKDQVLVEGNDIDAVSQSAAMLHGVTLVRNKDIRKFLDGIYCTDKTTVVQEL from the exons ATGCTTACCATCTACAAGGATTTGGATCTTGAAATCCCTGCCAACGTCACGGTTGAGCTCGAGTCGCGTATCGTGAAGGTCAAGGGCCCCCGCGGTGAGCTCCAGAAG AACCTCCGTCATATGGCCATGGACTTGCGTCTTGTGAAGAGCCCCAAGGGTACTAAGCTGAAGTTTGTCGTCTGGCACGCTAGCCGCAAGCACCTCGCCTGCCTTCGTACGGCGAAGGCTGCTGTGGCTAACATGATCAAGGGTGTCACACTGGGCTTCCAGTACAAGATGCGTGCCGTATACGCCCATTTCCCTATTAACCTTATTCTTGCTGGTGACAGCAAGAGCGTCGAGATCCGTAACTTCTTGGGAGAGAAGCGTGTGCGTAGGGTCGAGATGGCCGATGGCGTCACGATCAAGGACGACAAGAACCAGAAGGATCAAGTGCTTGTTGAGGGT AACGACATTGATGCCGTTTCGCAAAGTGCCGCCATGCTTCACGGTGTGACGCTGGTCCGGAACAAGGATATCCGCAAGTT CCTTGACGGTATCTACTGCACTGACAAGACTACCGTTGTCCAGGAGCTGTAA
- a CDS encoding pre-mRNA cleavage complex 2 protein Pcf11 → MYPRTYGYGQVRPEGYGYAGAFGPYSYGAYPQAPAMPQPNGVSAYGMPVLPPDLSNPAVFESMYKSHLAQLTFNSKPIITNLTLIAQEHVHRMSTVVAKLVDAHIMMAPPPLRLPALYLLDSICKNIGSPYTELWAPRASTLFMESYRVVDQPTRRRMEELLATWREAGPGGRPMLGDASQQAIERSLYGSQGAPVKAANAPNKSQVIADIERRMALCTKDLANEPHNTRAREQNDVLRQLKEQVNGSDVSAELLGHIQKQLDEMSSASVPTVPAPAPTSAPAAPSASELIANLMKAGLLPSSATTTAAPTSVPSTQSQDKAYTDYIMSLDLRMVTVNLSRPAPELEILMQEHLPHPCRQCANRYPEGEAGQHSLDDHLDWHFTQNRRARASIVRGQSRAWFDPASRWIRSGIDDVMPGASGAPGWEGEDAEFEQALRDKIANAYVPVPDGSELASHTCRICKEPFQSEWSEDLEEWIWRNAVLIEGNHYHASCFYSAKSMSEVVHAARSTTNVKQGEEDDEDVQRKRKASSSPPLPPHKKPLAMLKEEPPP, encoded by the exons ATGTATCCACGCACATATGGCTATGGCCAAGTACGGCCGGAGGGTTACGGGTACGCTGGTGCGTTTGGACCGTACAGCTATGGGGCATACCCGCAAGCACCTGCCATGCCTCAGCCTAATGGTGTGAGCGCCTATGGTATGCCAGTTCTGCCACCGGATCTCTCGAACCCTGCCGTATTCGAGTCCATGTACAAAAGTCACCTTGCTCAGCTCACCTTCAACTCGAAGCCCATCATCACAAATCTTACTCTTATCGCGCAGGAACATGTGCACCGCATGTCCACAGTCGTGGCGAAGCTTGTGGATGCTCATATTATGATG GCGCCACCGCCACTTCGGCTACCTGCGCTTTACCTGCTTGACTCGATTTGCAAGAACATCGGGTCGCCCTACACAGAGCTgtgggcgccgcgagcgtccACTCTTTTCATGGAGTCTTATCGCGTCGTTGATCAACCCACTCGCCGGCGCATGGAGGAGCTACTAGCCACCTGGCGCGAAGCAGGACCTGGAGGCCGACCTATGCTGGGTGACGCATCTCAACAGGCCATCGAGCGTTCCCTGTATGGCAGTCAAGGTGCCCCTGTCAAGGCAGCCAATGCACCTAATAAATCTCAGGTGATTGCTGACATTGAAAGGCGCATGGCACTGTGCACAAAAGACTTGGCGAATGAACCGCACAATACCCGCGCACGAGAACAAAATGATGTATTGCGTCAGCTCAAAGAGCAAGTTAATGGCTCTGATGTGTCCGCTGAATTGCTTGGCCACATACAGAAGCAACTGGATGAAATGTCGAGTGCTTCGGTGCCAACGGTGCCAGCGCCGGCCCCCACATCAGCGCCAGCCGCTCCATCGGCCTCTGAGCTCATCGCGAACCTTATGAAGGCAGGATTGCTGCCTTCTTCGGCTACTACCACTGCGGCCCCGACATCTGTGCCATCCACTCAGAGCCAAGACAAGGCCTATACCGATTACATCATGTCACTGGATTTGCGCATGGTTACCGTCAACCTATCTCGGCCCGCACCTGAACTTGAAATTCTCATGCAGGAGCACTTGCCACACCCATGTCGGCAATGTGCCAATAGATACCCTGAGGGTGAGGCTGGACAACACAGTCTCGATGATCATTTGGACTGGCATTTCACGCAAAaccgtcgtgcgcgtgcaAGTATAGTCCGTGGTCAAAGTCGTGCATGGTTCGATCCAGCATCGCGTTGGATTCGGAGTGGCATTGATGATGTAATGCCTGGGGCGAGTGGTGCACCTGGATGGGAAGGTGAGGACGCCGAATTCGAGCAAGCACTGCGCGACAAGATTGCTAATGCGTATGTGCCCGTGCCTGATGGCTCTGAACTTGCATCACATACTTGCCGTATCTGCAAAGAGCCGTTCCAAAGTGAGTGGAGCGAAGATTTGGAGGAATGGATATGGCGAAACGCTGTCCTCATCGAAGGCAATCATTACCATGCTAGTTGCTTCTATTCAGCCAAAAGTATGTCAGAAGTCGTCCATGCTGCTCGCTCCACGACGAATGTCAAACAAGGAGAAGAAGACGATGAAGATGTGCAGCGAAAACGTAAAGCCTCGTCCTCTCCCCCCCTGCCTCCGCACAAGAAACCTTTGGCTATGCTCAAGGAAGAACCGCCCCCCTAA
- a CDS encoding conserved oligomeric golgi complex subunit 3, with translation MASKAASHSLEEWFSDYAPLTDAQRLSVSELSAFISDDAESFAANTIARDDADLEPDSTPQSSLFCWMASKARGRELASRTNYEPMIEALRTSMKEVGALMDGVCKAQDCMSQLRTGLTYVQDNSSELMKHASTMVQEQTNLEHLHEQIMQRLQNFSVLSQTAPMLSDTADIQSPEFFGAVEHLCLALQSMDAHMNYKDAHVYRIRIENAFVRAMTLVKLAFQRAGTKLVQDAPLDEIDARDPSSHDVQRVMYASFHVLHEKFHVHLETLAQQAPSSEDVREMQREYDQLWMQWRVSLVQEYFSRTLKQLQDVDPLPQRLESAVDVAQALYVYEKKLYLYVFSRKATEAVSHIMENTGDQLARWLSSRINASATMDELMHLCTTTSKYPDSAWWEPVVRDLSVRLEKCALLQIKDKVAAFKPSADDLDYRARLSFEDQNQRDTWYAPVQMVYDMLHLLHAHMSPKNFIHVSLRAIEVSEVKVQEASHSMQDGKFGGDDGDVLDALLFAWRHFSVLRELLSLAEKRCESKTTFSTGLSLAMQSVWTVASVATVSSDFDALRDKCTHLDMLMERTVQDAGTFLCASLTLPLQIYEQQTAKSPSKALAAWHTFQQSLDVNLDLGKGKIHAYVPVNDLSTLIQATLTPLHTAYNAFITGLPLLSGSDPDDVAAAQQLRSLPTADKLQAQLAQRFKSL, from the coding sequence ATGGCATCCAAGGCAGCGTCGCACTCTTTGGAGGAGTGGTTCTCAGATTATGCGCCGCTGACAGATGCTCAAAGACTTTCAGTGAGCGAGCTAAGTGCGTTCATCTCTGATGACGCTGAATCGTTCGCAGCGAACACGATTGCccgcgacgacgcggacTTGGAGCCAGATAGCACGCCCCAATCAAGCTTGTTCTGTTGGATGGCTTCCAAAGCACGGGGTAGAGAGCTGGCATCTCGCACAAACTATGAGCCTATGATAGAAGCATTGCGCACGAGTATGAAGGAAGTGGGGGCTTTAATGGATGGTGTGTGCAAGGCACAAGATTGCATGTCGCAGCTGCGTACTGGTCTGACCTACGTGCAAGATAACTCGTCAGAGCTTATGAAACACGCAAGCACAATGGTACAGGAACAAACCAATCTAGAGCATTTGCATGAGCAGATCATGCAGCGCCTACAGAACTTTTCCGTCCTGTCGCAAACTGCACCGATGCTGTCTGACACAGCCGACATCCAGTCGCCAGAATTTTTTGGCGCAGTAGAGCACCTTTGCCTTGCTTTACAGTCTATGGATGCGCACATGAATTATAAAGATGCACATGTATACCGTATCCGCATTGAAAACGCATTCGTGCGTGCTATGACACTCGTGAAACTGGCTTTCCAACGAGCAGGCACCAAGCTCGTGCAAGATGCGCCCTTGGACGAAATTGATGCGAGGGATCCTTCGTCTCATGATGTTCAGCGCGTGATGTATGCCTCGTTTCATGTATTGCACGAAAAGTTCCATGTGCACCTTGAGACACTGGCCCAGCAGGCACCGTCCAGTGAGGATGTACGTGAGATGCAGCGTGAATATGATCAATTGTGGATGCAGTGGCGCGTATCTCTGGTACAAGAGTATTTTTCCCGGACTCTGAAACAACTGCAGGATGTCGATCCTCTACCGCAACGACTCGAAAGCGCCGTGGATGTGGCTCAAGCATTGTATGTGTATGAAAAGAAGTTGTACTTGTACGTATTTTCTCGAAAAGCGACCGAGGCTGTGTCACATATCATGGAAAATACGGGCGACCAGCTTGCAAGATGGTTGTCTTCTCGTATAAATGCTTCAGCGACCATGGATGAGCTCATGCATCTGTGCACTACCACTAGCAAGTACCCAGATTCGGCTTGGTGGGAACCAGTAGTGCGAGACTTGAGTGTGCGGCTGGAAAAATGTGCTCTTCTACAGATCAAGGACAAAGTTGCAGCATTTAAACCATCTGCTGATGACTTGGACTATCGAGCACGTCTTAGCTTCGAGGATCAGAACCAGCGCGATACCTGGTATGCTCCCGTGCAGATGGTCTACGATATGTTGCATCTACTTCACGCACACATGTCGCCAAAAAATTTCATACATGTGTCTCTCCGAGCTATTGAAGTTTCTGAAGTCAAGGTACAAGAAGCATCGCACAGCATGCAGGACGGAAAGTTTGGAGGAGATGATGGTGATGTATTGGATGCTCTGCTGTTCGCATGGCGGCATTTTTCTGTGCTCCGTGAGCTTCTGTCTTTAGCAGAAAAACGGTGCGAATCTAAGACGACCTTTTCAACGGGTTTGTCATTAGCGATGCAATCGGTCTGGACAGTGGCAAGCGTAGCTACGGTCTCAAGCGACTTTGACGCTCTGCGTGATAAGTGCACGCATCTGGACATGTTGATGGAGCGTACTGTGCAAGATGCCGGCACTTTTTTGTGTGCTAGTCTGACACTGCCGCTCCAGATTTACGAGCAGCAAACAGCCAAGTCGCCAAGCAAGGCTCTTGCTGCGTGGCACACGTTCCAGCAGAGTCTGGATGTGAATCTAGACCTAGGCAAAGGCAAAATTCATGCTTATGTGCCTGTAAATGATCTTTCTACGCTCATACAAGCGACTTTGACACCATTGCATACTGCATATAATGCTTTCATTACGGGCCTACCGCTACTATCGGGCAGTGATCCAGACGATGTAGCCGCTGCGCAGCAGTTGCGTTCGCTGCCAACGGCAGACAAGTTGCAGGCTcagcttgcgcagcgcttCAAGTCTTTGTAG